Within Scomber japonicus isolate fScoJap1 chromosome 18, fScoJap1.pri, whole genome shotgun sequence, the genomic segment GCACTTCTAATCTTACATTACATTCAAGACATTCGGTGGGTCATAACAGTATGATGTGGAAATTTCTAAAAGGGGGAATCTATATTTAGCATGATTCACATTGCACATGGGTCTTTTTAATACAAAGTGAAGGCAGGTAAGTAAGGTAAGTGCAAACGAAGCAACAGCGCTAAAGCCAAAGTTCACTGTAGAAGACCTTTTACAAAAGGCAATGCATTACAAAAACTACAGGTTTACCCTAATTTCAAATGGCGTCCTACAACTTAATATCACAACACCTACATTTGCTCTTATAAGCTTTGTACCATGTCTGAAAGACCCCTCTACTTTTCCTTCAATGCACACAAGCCATGTTAATTCACCCTATTAAACAGCGTCAAGGGTAATTTGGCAGGCTCATAAACATGACTATTTATCAGCGCAGGTGCTCGCGAAACAAAGCAATGTCTGCGTCGTCAGTCAGATGGCCCTAAGCTTCCGTTTCATCCTGCAGAAATGCCATCCTAAGAGCTTGCAGAGCTCCAATGTGGACATGGACTCTGCTCCAAACTGGGTTAAAGTTCAATAGCACCAACACGGTTAGTTGTTTCCTTTCAAGGAACTCTCAACTTCTGCTCCGTCAGTGTTCAAACTGCATTGGGAAGGTGAGGCGAGGGTTTAAAAACAGTTACACATCTCTAATTACAATGCAAgtataaaaagaagagaaaaaaaatctataaatagCAAAGGTCAAAAATCTCAACTTTGGGTGTTTGGGTATTTTTAGCAGTCTTAAAATTCATTGGAGCAAACAACTTTGCTCAGAGGTTGGTCACGAAGTAAAAATTTTGATGGAAGTTAAACACTTATTTCTTTTGCTCATGGAAAGACAAACAATTCTTAGGAGTACAAATATGCTTAGAAAAAGACGGTGAATCAAGACGGCGATGACGTCAGTCAGTGTTAAATAACAGTCTGGGAGTTTTGCTCGTCATGAAGACAGTTGCAGTTGGTTGTCTGAAGTTAagcaaagaggaagggagggggggtgaggcTGTCTGTGGTTTTCTTAGTCAGAGTACTGGTTGTAGCCGTCAAACTCAACCTCGCTCCCGTTGTTGTAGTAGGCCTCGGCGGGGTTGGTGCAGTACTTGGTGTCATAGACCTGGCGGGGCAGGCCGTAGGTGGTCATGCCCTGCTGGGAGGCCACTTTGTTAGTGCCCATCTGCAGAGAGATGGTGGAGGTGTCACAGTTCTCCAGCTCCAGCTTCTTGTCAAAGATGTGCCTCCTGGTTCCCGGAGCGGTCATACCAGTCTGTGGGAAAGAAAGCAAGATAAAGGCTTCTTGAAAAAACATTCTACAAGTAATAactaagaaataataataaaaacagatccCAATAAATTCCCCCAAAACGTTATAGTGTAATTTCAAATCAGACTTCTCTAttctatattattataattgtaaacaaatcccatgaaaaccctaaccctaacaccaaATAGATCCAACTAACAAGtagtatccaaagcctgatatagcTGTGTCATAGAGCAACAACACATAATGAGCCACACTGATGCACTCAGtgacattttccatcattataaATATGGACAAAGTTTGTTAAGTTATTTATGAGTTATATAAAAGTGGATATTTTTACAATATTGTTTTCATACAATTTAACTGTCAATGTTTAGGTTGGCATTTGTGCTACCACTTGGAGAAGGCtgacatttcaaccatttagccATTACCTTTAGCTAAACATTGATAGTTAGCTAAAAGTTTCAATTTAAACCATTTATCATTACTGTGAGCCCATTCACCATTTAACTATTAGCTAActatttttgaaatgttttgccATTATTTTTTGCTATTTCGACTGTTTAGccattacttttagctaactatttCAATGGTTTAGTCATTATTTTTAGCTGTCTTTTCTGTTTAGCAGTGACAGTTATGTGTTGTGACTGAGAAAGCATGTGACTGAATGCCTCAATATGTGGATATatactttttatatactttttCAAATTAATTATGCAATCTTTTCAAGTACCCCCCTGGTAAATGCCGTACACTTGTTTGGGAATCACTGTAATAGAGTACTGAATGTATCTGCAGCTGAatatagtccccaacaaatttACCATTTACTCCTGTTTTAGTACATTTTGCAACCAACTACAAtgctatactgtacatacatgtacatacatacataagagacagagaaaaacagttATATCTTCAATAAGAACCAATATGACTAATGTATTAAATGGTTTGGATTTTTAAGGGGTCTCTTGACAGAAAGTGCAAGTACAGAATTTCACCAGCCTTACCTACAATAATTATATCATCTCCACTTTTCATaccaaatgaaatgtaattctagataaaagtataaaatgtacGAATACAGGCATCATGTCTCTACTCACCTGGCTGGCTCCCTTGTTGGTACCCATCTGTAGGCTGATAGTAGACTGGTCCAGTGGATTGTCCATGCCTATCTTGGAGTCATACAGATGGCGTCGTGTGCCGTAAGAGGTCATGCCCTTTTGGCTGGCAAGCTTGTTGGTTCCCATCTAGAGACATAGCAAGAGTGGAATGAGCATTTGCCAAATAAATGGAAATTTAAGATCACATCTGTGATGCTAAATTTCCTGTTAATCTGCTACGTTAATATTCTACTCTACATGAATCATTCCTCCATCCACACATATATATCTTTGTTTGTATGAACTTCAAAAGAAGTGCAGCTGTGAGAAGATGcaagaaaatatgtttctgtgGAGGTTCATTCAGCATAAATCCAGCAGGGGGCACCACAACAACCTACTGGGAGATGTCCTAAACCCGCAAAACCTCTCTGGACACAATGCTTCATGCAGGCATGGTCGTAAAGTAGATTACAGGTTTAAGCCTTCTGCTGTTCTGACCTGCAAGCCTATGATGTTGCGTCCCTCCCTGAGCTTCTCTGGAGCGAAACGGCGCTGCTGTTTCTCAGCATACTTCACTCCTATGTCGTACTTGGAGTGGAAACCTTTGGACTTGGCCTTGGAGAGAGAAATGGCAGACACAGAAAGGAAAATGGTGGTAATAAGAGTGTATTTTCATACccatattgtttttattatttatgatacTATACTGTTGCTGCATTGTAAATTTATTCCATGGAACACAAAGCACTCACATAGATAGGCTGATATACACAGAATACCTctataaatatcacaatatactCATGCACAGATGTTGCAGTCATTGGTGTCTGTATGCTAAATTCTATCTAAACAGTTAGTCCAGTTGTTCATGATTGCACCTGATTTTGGAGTAGTTAGTGGTGAGTAAAGCACAAATATCAGACATTCCTACAACAGATGTTACATTAacatcatttgtgtgtgtgtgtgtgtgtagttgtccTCACCATTCCAGCCAGAGCGATGAGCGTGGACTGGACCTGAGTGTGGTTGACATTCTCAAACAGATCGTTGGCCTCGAAGATGTCATCAGGCCTCAGGCCGTACTCTGTGATTCCACGGACGAAATTCCCAATGTTTTCCAGCTGAGGAAGAAAGCGGAAAGAATGGAAAATGGGACAAGTTGACAGAGGAGCGTCTGTTTGGTCTGTTGCATCCAGCCtgatttgtttgtgttcatggaATGCAACAGAATCAGCTGTTTCTATCTTATGATGTAATTATAGTTTTGTGTGGACACCTGAAAGAATAATTGGGATGCTAATACTTTGTAAGAAATTCATTTATCAGTATTAATATGTAGACCTGTATTTTATCTGTGCAATGCCCCTGGAATGTTTTACAGTTATCATTCTAATATTTTTCAGACAAACATACTTCAGCATATTAAAAAACCTATTCCAGGTATTTCTCAAAATTCTTGTTTTTGATATcctatcatttattttttgtttgtttacctgTAAAGTTTTTGTATCATTACAAACTCACTAAGTGGGTCAAAATCACCTGTatgcatttcttttcatttcatcctgGTCAGTTATTTCTTCTTGGCATATACAGAATATTCACTACATTACTTTACACAGAAAgagcattttacatttaatacgtgaagtatttttgtatttaatacatGAAGTATTTAGTAtgtaagtattttattttgctaaATGGAGCTGTTTTACATACTGTTAACACATTTACAATTATATTAAAAAGAGTATGCAAGCTGTTGTCCCTTAGCatactcttttattttttttaaagctataaTTATTGTAGTTGTTGTGGGTGTATTGATGTCACATAACTATGTAGATTTGTAGTTTAGCCACTTAGCTTAGTAACCAAGAAGCATATTTTAGAGACATGCAGTTAAATCTTGATAAATCTGCTagtttgaacatttctttaactGATGCTATATACCGATGGCATTTGTTTCTTGATTTTAGGCTGCCAACTCACAATCATATAAGCTGTTTGTCTATATGAATGTGCCATTTAATATTATCTATGAATGTAGCATTTCTTAATATGCTGCTAGATATACAGTTGAAATGGTCTCAGAGATGCTGGATGAGGAATCAGTGATGGGGTTAGGTTAATgtctaataaaagtaaaatggacttttaaaatgtgtaaaaatgttacacatctttattaaataattatttggtGCAAATTAATGAAGCTATATAATTAACTTTAACGAAGCCTACTGATTCTAACACAGCTTTTTTTTGACCCACTTATCAAAGAGTGCAAGTTCAGATGACCTACGTGTTCTTTGGAAAGATTTTTTAATGAACCCTTAAAAACCCTGTTTGCTTTGTCCAGTCCTGTAAAAGGCTAATGAAGCCGTGCTCTCATTTGATATGGCAGCAACTTTATGGAATGTAAATAGGCTCTGTGTTGTCAGTGCCAATACGACAGACTAACCAAGTTCCACATGCTCTGGAAAATGACCCTGACTTTGAGACTAGCAGGACAAATAAGGCTTCGTTCTTTCCGTGTGGAGCTGGTGCATTACCTGGTGCCAGTTTTGATTGGAGCGGTTGATCCTTCTCACAGAACCTGGCTGGAGAACATTAATGAGtctataaagagagagaaacacacttttattataatcgctattaaaaaaaaaaaaagaagcagatatTAATATGATGAAGTTTCTGTGCTTcggtgtgtgtgttgacagaaATCCTCCACCTCCACTTACTCGCACAACATGACTCCATCCTTCAGACTCTCCATGAAGCCATCCCCGATCTTCTTGCCAGTCACATCCTGGATCCACAGCCTCAGCTCTTCCTCCTTGTGGGCGTCGTACTTCCCTGCAAGCTGGGGGgaaaaggagggggaagcagaggtcagaggtcaaacatAACATCTAACTTTTACCAATTATTGTGTTTCTGATTTTAGCTCATTAAACTGTCCGTGACAAATAACTGGCAAGCATTTAGTGCATCTACTGAACTTCACAATAAGGACAAAGAAACTCCATTTTCAGATTACTCAAATTTTTAGCATCGGTtgataatgtttattttgctgGTGCGACATTTCCAGATGTGCAACCTGTGTACTAATTAGGAATTTCCTTGAAAGAAAGGCTCCATTTAAACCTAGTTAAATATGCTTTtatgattcattattaattacacTAACAGCTAATTGGAATGAAATCATTAGAAAATTGACTCTTGTGTTCAAATgccattttttcctctttcttttcatgaAACTTCAGAGGAAATTAGAGTggaaaaatacagacatttgCTATAAAAGTAGTCAAATGTCActtaaaatactgtatatacaatAATCAAATCttacaaaaaaaagtacatgcacacacacacaaagagatggTTTTCAACTTGACTTTAATACAATGTTTCTCTCATGCCTAATTCAAGGTTTTCAATGACTAAAATAACTCCTCTCATAAAGGGAAGGCATGCAATGACTGTACTGTCTTTGAAAGTCTTactgtataataaaaaaatactttgagatGAGGGGATGTAAAAATaacaggaggaagaatgaaaatgaaaaaggccTGTGGACATTCCTGCATGAAGAAACATACTGGCCTCCTTTGCGTCTCTCCATGTATTTCCTTATTGGCACAAACACATCGCCCTAATACTTTGAATTCTGGCATGGGGTTTAAGACtgttcccccctccttcctcctcctcctcctcctccctgcacccacacacacacatacacacacacacacacacacacacacacacacacacacacacactcacacgcacacccCTTGTCCCCTTTTCCTGAATGTTCTGCAGATAAGTCTTCACAGTCTGGGTTCAGCAGCCAACACAAACAAGTATTTCAAAGCAGCAGGGATAGCGTAGCTTCCAGTCCATCACACCAAACTTGGGAGAAACAGCTTTCCCAAacactcctccctctcccttgaCTGTCCTGCTCTGCTTCTCCCATTGGCCGGGctcatatttctctctttctctctctctctctcactctctttctctccctctgggTTTTCCAGAATCTGCCCTTTTACAGTGAGTTGACTATTCAGGCAAACCACGTCTGATAAAGGCAGGCCAAGATCGACAGGTCCTGCTTCCAGGCGAGGTACTTCAGCTCAGAGTCagatttttattgtgttgttcTCTTCGGGGGGACGCAGGCAgaactgcttgtttttttctgaccttttaaaaaaacatttttgattcaCAAACATGAATCACATAAAGATAAACAGCAGAATAACATATAGGAAGATAGGATGATATTGTTTTATGATGTAACTGATTGATGGACTATAGTGAAGGTGATGCTGGGTATCAAACAACCAGAATTGTGTCAAGAATCCAGCTGTGGAAGACTTAGATCTTTACTTAGATACTAATGCACTGGAGTACTATTACATCAGTTCAAAAATACGCCATTACATGCTTaaagtcctgcatttaaaatacCACGTAAAGTATTTCAGTTTTATCAGCAAACGTGTACGTAAAGTATCAAACAGAAAAGTTCTCGTTCTGCAGAGAAATGTACTATTGATGCATCAATGCATAAGCAGCATCTTGCTGTTGTACATGCTGAAGCTACAGTGTTTAAACTACATTACATAGAGTACATGTTAGGGTTCCTTTAGTTTAGTGGTGGTCAACCTGAGGGTCGCACCCCCTCCGAAGGGTCACAATATAAATTGGAGGAGTTGTGAAATGATTAAAGcgagaagaaagaagacaacTACACAAATGTGgacctttttttcattaatttaagatttatatttttgttaaatatttgacTTTATCTCTTTGGCCTCCAACAGATATTTCAATGAAGTCATCTGAGAAGTTttggaggggggaggaaaaaaaaaaagctcttttaTGGAACTGCTAACAACTCTTTGAAATGGGCCCAAACAAGATAAACATGTCAGGAATCTcaggtttcatctttaacattgtgttgtatttcaTAAGCTGAACATAGGTGCTTATGTTCAGTCTTGATAAGATAAGTAACTACAACTGTCAAATAGACTCAATGTAGCAGAGTAAACAGTATATTACCCTATAAAATGTAGTGTAGAAGTATCCTGAGATATAAAGTGGTAACATCCAAGTACAAGTagctcaaaattgtacttaaataaagtacttgagtaaatgtacttttccATCAGTGCATGTAGTGTACTAAGAGTTGGTGCTGAATGTTGGGTTAAATTAAAAATTGATGTATGTTCAATTTTTAATCTTGAATCAGGGACTATTCACACAGTACTGGGTTTAAATAgaaattcatcacatttttatgaaGTCATTGTAAGCTCATGTTAATAgatatttgtcttcttttgttaaatgaaaaaaaaaggttttaattgATAAACTATTATCAAATAGTTCCGCTGACATGATTTCTTGTCTTCCTGGGGTGTGAAATAGATTCCCTGTGTGAGGTGCTGGCACAGCTTTGTCTCCCTATCTATCAGACGCTGCTGCTGTCCACCTGTGTTCTGTCAGGACACTGTTTTGTCGTTCTTGACTCCGATGTAAACTGTTTAGAGTAAGGACACTTTCTCAAGTTCCAAGTCAGAGCCCGGTCACTCCTTAAAAGGCCATTAGATTATGCTGATGTACCTGTCAGTCTCTCTGCTGcatctctgctcctctgtgatGTAACGCTGCAGGAACTTCATGACCTCCAGAAGCCCTCCTACTCAGCTGTTTGATACCTTGAAACTttaacccccccctcccccaccccgccccgcccccaccaccaccacctccacctcctctcccctGACTTTGTGAGCATAATCCACCATCCAAAATACAAAGATGGCCTCAAAATATCTCTCAAAACCTCCATTCCTGACTGTGACCCTGCTGTAGATGAATAACAGCAATGAGAGGAATGCAGGGTTTCATAGCGCGCCGTGCACCTCTGTGTGAGATTAAAGGACCGATGAGAGATGGCACCATTCGGGGAAGaggcagctccagctccagctccaggacaatgatgatgatggtctgGGTGCTGGAATAGTCACAGGCTGACCTTTCtcatcctgaacacagactgtcagcagctctGACTCATCCCAACATACAGACTTCAGTCATTCAGCGGCGGACTGGAACTGTACTAAAGTTCAGATCAGACCTCGAAAGTTTGGTCACTTTCATCATTTAAGGATATGGGAGGGTGTGTGTATTTCTacttaatattataatattatatttctatCACATGCTACTTACTGCATCGT encodes:
- the cnn1b gene encoding calponin-1, coding for MTTHFRSGPAFGLSAEVKSKLAGKYDAHKEEELRLWIQDVTGKKIGDGFMESLKDGVMLCELINVLQPGSVRRINRSNQNWHQLENIGNFVRGITEYGLRPDDIFEANDLFENVNHTQVQSTLIALAGMAKSKGFHSKYDIGVKYAEKQQRRFAPEKLREGRNIIGLQMGTNKLASQKGMTSYGTRRHLYDSKIGMDNPLDQSTISLQMGTNKGASQTGMTAPGTRRHIFDKKLELENCDTSTISLQMGTNKVASQQGMTTYGLPRQVYDTKYCTNPAEAYYNNGSEVEFDGYNQYSD